The following coding sequences lie in one Rutidosis leptorrhynchoides isolate AG116_Rl617_1_P2 chromosome 6, CSIRO_AGI_Rlap_v1, whole genome shotgun sequence genomic window:
- the LOC139851809 gene encoding BRASSINOSTEROID INSENSITIVE 1-associated receptor kinase 1-like — MDRHVSLASASVLVWFILVFNNLSKVYGNAEGDALNALKTQLGDPNNVLQSWDATLVNPCTWFHVTCNNENSVTRVDLGNANLSGQLVPQLGLLPNLQYLELYSNNITGKIPPELGNLTNLVSLDLYLNRLDGGIPDTLGKLQKLRFLRLNNNTLTGTIPISLTTIVSLQVLDLSNNNLNGDVPVNGSFSLFTPISFAGNPNLTAPPVIPQAPTPPSSQSPSVGNGATGAIAGGVAAGAALLFAGPAIALAWWRRRKPQDHFFDVPAEEDPEVHLGQLKRFSLRELQIATDYFSNRHILGRGGFGKVYKGRLADGTLVAVKRLKEERTQGGELQFQTEVEMISMAVHRNLLRLRGFCMTPTERLLVYPYMANGSVASCLRERPDTQEPLDWPIRKRIALGSARGLAYLHDHCDPKIIHRDVKAANILLDEEFEAVVGDFGLAKLMDYKDTHVTTAVRGTIGHIAPEYLSTGKSSEKTDVFGYGVMLLELITGQRAFDLARLANDDDVMLLDWVKGLLKEKKLETLVDADLKGNYIDDEVEQLIQVALLCTQGTPLERPKMSEVVRMLEGDGLAERWEEWQKEEMFRQEFNNVHNPNSDWIIADSTYNLRPDELSGPR, encoded by the exons ATGGATCGGCATGTTTCTTTGGCTTCAGCTTCCGTTCTTGTTTGGTTCATATTGGTGTTTAACAACCTGTCAAAAGTCTATGGAAATGCTGAAG gtgatgcattgaatgctttaaaGACTCAATTAGGTGATCCAAATAATGTTCTTCAAAGTTGGGATGCGACTCTTGTAAATCCATGTACATGGTTTCATGTTACATGCAATAATGAAAACAGCGTTACCCGAGT TGATCTTGGAAACGCGAACTTGTCAGGTCAACTAGTTCCACAACTCGGTCTACTCCCAAATTTACAGTATTT GGAACTTTACAGTAATAACATTACTGGAAAAATTCCTCCCGAGCTCGGGAACTTAACAAACTTAGTGAGTTTGGATCTTTATCTCAATCGGTTAGATGGTGGGATTCCTGATACGTTGGGCAAGCTCCAGAAGCTTCGTTTTCT GCGTCTCAACAACAACACATTGACTGGAACTATTCCAATTTCGTTAACTACTATAGTTTCACTGCAAGTTCT TGATCTTTCAAACAACAATCTAAATGGAGATGTCCCAGTGAATGGTTCCTTCTCTCTTTTCACACCTATCAG TTTTGCTGGTAATCCCAACTTAACAGCTCCTCCAGTCATTCCTCAAGCTCCAACTCCACCAAGTTCTCAATCACCTTCTG TCGGAAACGGTGCAACCGGGGCCATTGCCGGAGGTGTTGCTGCAGGTGCCGCCCTATTGTTTGCGGGTCCCGCAATTGCACTTGCTTGGTGGCGACGTAGGAAACCTCAGGATCATTTCTTCGATGTACCTG CTGAAGAGGATCCCGAAGTTCATTTGGGGCAATTGAAGAGGTTTTCACTTCGTGAACTACAAATTGCAACTGATTATTTCAGTAATAGACATATTCTTGGACGAGGTGGATTCGGTAAAGTCTACAAAGGACGGTTAGCCGATGGAACTTTGGTAGCCGTAAAACGGCTAAAAGAGGAACGAACTCAAGGCGGAGAATTGCAGTTTCAGACCGAAGTCGAAATGATCAGTATGGCCGTACATCGAAATCTACTTCGGTTACGAGGCTTTTGCATGACACCCACCGAGCGGTTGCTCGTTTATCCGTATATGGCCAATGGGAGTGTTGCCTCATGCTTAAGAG AGAGACCCGATACACAGGAGCCACTTGATTGGCCAATACGAAAGCGAATTGCGTTGGGGTCTGCAAGAGGACTTGCTTATTTGCATGATCATTGTGACCCGAAGATCATTCATCGTGATGTGAAAGCTGCAAATATATTATTGGATGAAGAATTTGAAGCAGtagttggtgattttgggttggctAAGCTTATGGACTATAAAGATACTCATGTTACGACAGCTGTTCGTGGTACAATCGGACACATAGCCCCCGAGTACCTATCGACTGGTAAATCATCAGAGAAGACTGATGTTTTTGGGTACGGTGTGATGCTTCTCGAGCTCATAACTGGTCAAAGGGCATTTGATCTTGCTCGTCTTgcaaatgatgatgatgtcatgTTGCTTGATTGG GTGAAAGGTCTTTTGAAGGAAAAAAAGTTGGAGACACTGGTTGATGCAGATTTGAAAGGTAATTATATAGACGATGAGGTGGAACAATTGATCCAGGTGGCACTACTGTGCACACAAGGGACACCGCTGGAGCGGCCCAAGATGTCGGAAGTTGTGAGAATGCTTGAAGGTGATGGTTTAGCAGAACGATGGGAGGAATGGCAAAAAGAAGAGATGTTTCGTCAAGAATTTAATAATGTTCATAATCCAAATAGTGATTGGATTATTGCAGATTCGACTTATAATCTTCGTCCTGATGAACTCTCTGGACCCAGATGA
- the LOC139852673 gene encoding protein RAE1: MSAFGIGSASNTNPNKSTEVVSPPTDSVSSLSFSPKANYLVATSWDNQVRCWEITKSGTSVGSVGKASISHDQPVLCSAWKDDGTTVFSGGCDKQVKMWPLLSGGQPVTVAMHDAPVKEIAWIPEMNLLVSGSWDKTLRYWDLRQQTPVHTQQLPERCYALTVRHPLMVVGTADRNLIVFNLQNPQAEFKRIASPLKYQTRCVAAFPDQQGFLVGSIEGRVGVHHLDEQQQSKNFTFKCHREGNDIYSVNSLNFHPIHHTFATAGSDGAFNFWDKDSKQRLKAMSRCNQPIPCSSFNNDGSIYAYAVSYDWSKGAENHNPATAKSYIYLHLPQDSEVKGKPRVGTSGRK, translated from the exons ATGTCTGCATTCGGCATTGGTTCTGCTTCCAATACAAATCCAAACAAGTCAACTGAG GTTGTTTCTCCTCCAACCGATAGTGTATCCAGCCTTTCTTTTAGCCCTAAGGCTAATTATCTTGTTGCCACTTCTTGGGATAACCAG GTGAGATGTTGGGAGATAACTAAAAGTGGTACTTCTGTTGGCTCTGTGGGAAAGGCGTCAATATCGCACGATCAACCG GTTTTATGTTCAGCTTGGAAGGATGATGGAACGACAGTTTTTTCAGGCGGTTGTGATAAACAAGTGAAGATGTGGCCGTTACTCTCTGGTGGTCAACCGGTGACCGTGGCTATGCATGATGCTCCTGTGAAAGAGATTGCTTGGATTCCAGAGATGAACCTTTTGGTATCGGGGAGCTGGGACAAGACACTAAG ATACTGGGACTTGAGGCAGCAAACTCCGGTTCACACTCAGCAACTTCCTGAACGGTGCTATGCACTTACAGTGAGACATCCCCTGATGGTCGTTGGCACTGCGGATAGAAATCTTATAGTGTTTAACTTGCAGAATCCTCAG GCCGAGTTTAAGAGAATCGCATCCCCACTAAAGTACCAAACTAGGTGTGTTGCTGCCTTTCCAGATCAGCAAGGTTTCTTG GTTGGGTCAATTGAAGGGAGAGTTGGTGTACATCATCTTGATGAACAACAGCAAAGTAAAAACTTCACTTTTAAATGCCACCGAGAGGGAAATGATATATACTCAGTCAATTCTCTTAACTTTCATCCT ATTCATCACACATTTGCAACTGCTGGATCTGACGGTGCTTTTAACTTCTGGGACAAAGATAGCAAACAAAGATTGAAG GCAATGTCAAGATGTAATCAGCCTATACCTTGCAGCAGCTTCAATAATGATGGTTCCATATATGCGTATGCT GTATCTTATGACTGGAGCAAGGGTGCAGAAAATCATAATCCAGCAACAGCGAAGAGTTATATTTACTTGCACTTGCCTCAG GATTCTGAGGTTAAAGGAAAGCCTCGTGTTGGAACCAGTGGAAGGAAGTGA